One Saprospiraceae bacterium DNA window includes the following coding sequences:
- a CDS encoding glycosyltransferase, with the protein MSTKKIVLVSPAHPLRGGIAASSERLAQALQEAGKEVVVYSFSLQYPAFLFPGKTQYTDDAPPANLNIKTRLNSVNPFNWLAVGYQITRENPDQIIVRFWLPFMGPCLGTVLRVARFFSKKKIRITALVDNIIPHEKRMGDRGFARYFVRSCDDYVVMSHSVGKQIEQFLKAPASGKRPPIRYAPHPIYDVYGTPLGKNAARGLLDVPPDAPVVLFFGLIRKYKGLDLLLKALSQTPGIRAIVAGECYDDWAFYQDIIEANGLAERVHLHLGFVPTEQVRVFFSAADLVVQPYRTATQSGISQIAYQFEKPMVVTDVGGLPEIVKNEVSGYVVPPKPAAIAAAMRDFFEHERASAMQQGVREEKKRFAWEHLVKQLEA; encoded by the coding sequence ATGTCCACAAAAAAAATTGTCCTTGTTTCCCCTGCTCATCCGTTGCGTGGTGGCATCGCGGCCTCGTCCGAACGCCTTGCGCAGGCACTACAAGAAGCTGGGAAGGAGGTGGTGGTTTACTCTTTTTCGCTGCAATACCCCGCTTTTTTGTTTCCGGGAAAAACACAGTACACCGACGATGCGCCACCCGCAAACCTGAACATCAAAACCCGGCTCAACTCCGTCAATCCTTTCAATTGGCTCGCGGTCGGGTACCAAATCACGCGGGAAAATCCCGACCAAATCATCGTGCGTTTTTGGCTGCCGTTCATGGGGCCATGCTTAGGCACAGTGCTGCGCGTGGCTCGTTTTTTTTCAAAAAAGAAAATCCGCATCACGGCGTTGGTGGACAACATCATTCCACATGAAAAACGAATGGGCGACAGAGGGTTTGCCCGTTATTTCGTGCGCAGCTGCGACGATTATGTGGTGATGTCACATTCGGTGGGCAAACAAATCGAGCAGTTTTTGAAAGCGCCCGCATCAGGCAAGCGCCCGCCAATCCGCTATGCCCCGCACCCTATCTACGATGTCTATGGCACGCCGTTGGGAAAAAACGCCGCTCGCGGGCTGCTCGACGTGCCGCCGGATGCGCCGGTGGTGCTTTTTTTTGGCCTCATCAGAAAATACAAAGGACTTGATTTGTTGCTCAAGGCATTGAGCCAAACGCCCGGTATCAGAGCAATCGTAGCGGGAGAATGTTACGACGATTGGGCGTTTTATCAAGACATAATCGAAGCCAACGGTCTTGCGGAAAGGGTACACTTGCACTTGGGCTTCGTCCCGACGGAGCAGGTGCGGGTGTTTTTCTCGGCGGCCGACTTGGTGGTGCAACCTTACAGAACGGCGACCCAAAGCGGCATTTCGCAAATCGCTTATCAGTTTGAAAAGCCAATGGTTGTGACCGATGTGGGCGGACTGCCGGAAATCGTGAAAAACGAGGTGTCGGGTTATGTGGTGCCACCAAAGCCAGCGGCCATTGCAGCGGCCATGCGCGACTTTTTTGAGCACGAAAGAGCCTCAGCCATGCAGCAGGGCGTGCGCGAGGAAAAGAAGCGATTCGCGTGGGAACATCTGGTGAAGCAACTGGAGGCATGA
- a CDS encoding PAS domain S-box protein — protein sequence MHTIRSNPRLAQLIWLFTAAVFAADLLLPNHFDIVFAYLLAHFLAIYFREKSDVILLAVITTTLTVVAIALKPHEAPFEQVLMRRLPPIVSFWAAAFFVVRFISLREIERQQEGKFEALFQYASNGILLTNKEGHIIMANPAVEQLFGYASGEMLGETVEVLIPHRLAQKHEAHRQHFHQRPQPRSMGIGLDLFGLKKDGTEFPIEVSLSPFSTAEGELVVAFVVDNTFRKNYEQSILQKKQELADMTAALRELNENLESKVAERTEELEQAKNELSAALEKERELGELKSRFVSMASHEFRTPLTAVLSSAGLIMQYADKDDCANVKKHAERIKNAVNSLNTILTEFLSLGRLEEGHIKPQSAPLDLPACVENVHQELKNLFKNGQTLQYSHTGSTSVRLDGGLLKNILINLISNAIKYSPENTAIIVQSTANESEARISVRDKGIGIPKSEQKHLFDRFFRATNATNYQGTGLGLYIVQRYAEMMNGKVGFESDVDEGSTFWVAFKF from the coding sequence ATGCACACGATACGAAGCAACCCTCGTCTGGCTCAGCTGATATGGCTGTTCACGGCTGCCGTTTTTGCAGCAGACTTGTTGCTGCCTAATCATTTCGACATCGTGTTCGCCTATTTGCTGGCGCATTTTCTGGCCATCTATTTTCGAGAAAAAAGCGACGTGATACTGCTCGCGGTCATCACCACCACTTTGACGGTGGTTGCGATTGCGCTCAAGCCCCACGAGGCACCTTTTGAACAAGTGCTCATGCGTCGGCTTCCACCCATTGTCAGTTTTTGGGCAGCTGCTTTTTTTGTGGTGCGGTTCATCTCACTGCGCGAAATAGAGCGGCAACAAGAAGGCAAGTTCGAGGCACTGTTTCAATATGCCTCAAACGGCATCCTGCTGACCAACAAAGAAGGCCACATCATCATGGCCAATCCAGCTGTGGAACAGCTGTTTGGCTACGCCTCGGGCGAGATGCTGGGCGAGACCGTCGAGGTGCTCATCCCGCACCGGCTCGCCCAAAAACACGAGGCGCACCGGCAGCATTTTCACCAGCGCCCCCAACCGCGCTCCATGGGCATCGGGTTGGATTTGTTTGGTTTGAAAAAAGATGGCACCGAGTTTCCGATTGAGGTCAGCCTTAGCCCTTTTTCCACCGCAGAAGGCGAGTTGGTGGTGGCGTTCGTGGTGGACAACACGTTTCGGAAAAATTATGAGCAATCTATTTTGCAGAAAAAGCAGGAACTCGCCGATATGACTGCCGCCCTTCGAGAACTGAATGAAAATCTTGAAAGCAAAGTAGCCGAACGAACCGAAGAGTTGGAGCAAGCGAAAAACGAGTTGTCCGCTGCGCTCGAAAAAGAACGTGAATTGGGCGAGTTGAAAAGTCGCTTTGTCAGCATGGCCTCACACGAATTTCGCACCCCGCTCACGGCTGTCCTTTCTTCGGCGGGGCTTATCATGCAATATGCCGACAAAGACGACTGCGCCAACGTGAAAAAACACGCCGAACGCATCAAAAACGCCGTGAATAGCCTGAACACCATCCTTACTGAGTTTCTCTCGCTGGGTCGTTTGGAAGAAGGACACATCAAACCCCAATCGGCACCGCTCGACCTTCCTGCCTGTGTCGAGAATGTGCATCAGGAACTGAAAAACCTGTTCAAAAACGGGCAAACGCTTCAGTATTCGCATACTGGTTCAACATCTGTCCGTTTGGATGGTGGATTGCTGAAAAACATCCTCATCAATTTGATTTCCAACGCCATCAAATACTCGCCCGAAAACACCGCCATCATCGTGCAGAGCACCGCCAATGAATCGGAGGCTCGCATCAGTGTGCGCGACAAAGGTATCGGCATACCCAAATCAGAACAGAAACACCTCTTCGACCGTTTCTTCCGCGCCACCAACGCCACTAATTACCAAGGCACAGGGCTGGGGCTTTACATCGTGCAGCGTTACGC